The following proteins are encoded in a genomic region of Pyrus communis chromosome 11, drPyrComm1.1, whole genome shotgun sequence:
- the LOC137709306 gene encoding receptor-like protein EIX2: MPLSFLSVRPPPPRLIACHVSPVAVLPWPSASAPQVPAALPSLSLSASSTPPPLTCALHCPHFESCSGCTHESNLLRPVIVDEATEFFKTVGVSDFTFDSCKIAHHPKRYEVIAMVFFESDYYGISKLWELYDFICYILRTAKHISLHAHIRSMVPISASIQLFSLIILSGFLFFETTKLGSCSADRNVGCKETERKALLELKAGLTDPSGRLSSWVGEDCCNWSGVGCNNVTGRVTMLNLRNEFSDGEDGTLLAFGGEINHSLLVLKDLIHLDLSMNNFEGVRIPNFIGSLEKLEYLNLSSASFGEVIPQSFGNLSRLLSLDLSYYLFEPIANDLRWLPTLYSLKYLNLGGVDLSKAKPRWLPTVNMLPSLVELHMSSCRLSVLPLTLPSMNFASLLILDLSNNDFNSTLPPWLFNLTKLVTLEMHSTNLHGALPETFGSLTSLRTLDLSDNSNIVGPLPRSLGMLCNLQTVNLPTNKFTGEITDFVDSLSTCRNSSLERLDLGYNYLTGNLPDSLGNLKTLRILKLWFNSFQGSIPKSIGKLKSLEEFYISNNQMSGSIPEGLGQLSSLTALDISENTWEGSITEAHFMKLGSLTDVSIYNNNPNISLVFDISSDWIPPFKLRYLNIRSCQLGPKFPTWLRNQTELVTLVLNNARISDTIPEWFWQLDFQLDKLDVAYNQLSGRVPNSLRFISPGTVDLSTNRFEGPLPLWSSNITMLYLRDNLFSGPIPRDISEVMPSLTDLDISQNSLNGSIPLSMGNLSQLSTMVISNNLLSGEIPNFWDSIPSLYILDVSNNSLSGSIPPSLTSLTILRFLILSSNHLSGKLPSMKNFTDMRSLDLGENNFSGAIPASIGESMPSLLILRLRLNWFSGSIPSQLCGLSNLHILDLSHNNISGNVPRCIGNLTGFRSILTNKDTEDYLYQGKLKVLAKGKFLEYNSILYLFNSVDLSDNNLSGEMPVGLTSLTRLGTLNLSMNHLTGNIPAKIEDLKQIETLDLSSNKLSGPIPQSMVFLTFLNHLNLSYNNLSGKIPTSNQFGTFIDLSIYEGNAGLCGHPLPTDCQGDKETPPVPSADGEDDDSKSDRLWFIFIVVIGFCFGFWGVFGTLAVKKSWRYAYFCFVDKVKYAVLDFFSAIATYLQKRS, translated from the exons GCTTCCTCTCCGTCCGTCCTCCTCCCCCTCGTCTCATCGCCTGCCACGTGTCTCCAGTAGCAGTGCTCCCTTGGCCGTCTGCTTCAGCACCACAAGTACCAGCAGCACTACCTTCTCTCTCACTAAGCGCTAGCTCAACTCCGCCGCCGCTAACCTGCGCCCTCCACTGCCCTCACTTCGAATC GTGCTCCGGGTGTACGCACGAGTCCAATCTCCTCCGTCCGGTCATCGTCGACGAGGCGACGGAGTTCTTCAAGACAGTTGGAGTCTCAGATTTCACTTTTGACAGTTGCAAAATTG CTCATCATCCAAAGAGGTATGAAGTTATTGCTATGGTATTTTTTGAATCAGATTATTACGGAATTTCAAAATTATGGGAGTTATATGACTTCATCTGCT ATATCTTGAGAACTGCAAAGCATATCTCATTGCATGCTCACATAAGAAGTATGGTTCCCATAAGTGCTTCCATCCAACTTTTTTCACTTATTATACTGTCAGGTTTCCTCTTCtttgaaaccactaaacttgGTTCCTGCAGTGCTGATCGTAACGTGGGATGCAAGGAAACTGAGAGGAAAGCCCTTCTTGAGCTCAAAGCCGGTCTCACAGATCCTTCAGGCCGGCTTTCGTCTTGGGTGGGAGAAGATTGCTGCAATTGGAGCGGTGTAGGCTGCAACAACGTAACTGGACGTGTGACCATGCTCAATCTACGCAACGAATTTTCAGACGGCGAGGATGGGACATTGCTTGCATTTGGCGGTGAGATCAACCATTCTTTGCTTGTTTTGAAAGATTTGATTCACTTGGATTTGAGCATGAATAACTTTGAAGGTGTTCGAATTCCAAACTTCATCGGATCACTAGAGAAATTGGAATACCTCAATCTCTCTAGTGCATCTTTTGGCGAAGTCATTCCCCAAAGTTTTGGAAACCTTTCGAGATTGCTTTCTCTAGACCTCAGCTATTATCTTTTTGAACCGATAGCGAATGATCTTCGATGGCTTCCAACTCTTTATTCCTTAAAGTACCTAAACCTCGGAGGAGTAGACCTTAGCAAGGCTAAACCACGTTGGCTTCCCACTGTCAATATGCTACCTTCGCTCGTTGAATTGCATATGTCCTCTTGCAGACTTTCCGTTCTTCCTCTCACCCTTCCTTCCATGAATTTCGCATCCCTTTTGATTCTCGATCTCTCAAACAATGATTTCAACTCCACATTACCTCCCTGGTTGTTCAATCTGACTAAACTAGTCACCCTTGAAATGCACTCAACCAATCTCCACGGAGCACTTCCAGAAACATTTGGTAGTTTGACATCTCTTCGGACGCTTGATTTGTCGGACAACTCAAACATTGTAGGACCGTTGCCAAGAAGCTTGGGAATGCTATGCAACTTGCAGACGGTGAATCTTCCCACCAACAAATTTACTGGCGAGATTACTGATTTCGTTGATAGTTTGTCTACATGCAGAAACAGCAGCTTAGAGAGGCTGGATTTAGGATATAACTACCTGACAGGAAATCTGCCGGATTCTTTGGGAAATCTTAAAACCTTAAGAATCCTCAAATTGTGGTTTAATTCATTTCAGGGCTCAATCCCAAAATCTATTGGCAAGCTGAAATCTTTGGAGGAGTTCTACAtttcaaataatcaaatgaGTGGGAGCATCCCTGAAGGTCTTGGGCAGCTCTCGTCGCTGACTGCACTAGATATCTCGGAAAACACATGGGAAGGTTCGATTACCGAAGCTCATTTCATGAAACTTGGAAGCCTTACAGATGTTTCAATATATAACAATAACCCAAACATTTCCTTAGTTTTCGACATTAGTTCCGATTGGATACCTCCCTTTAAGCTGAGATACTTGAACATTAGGTCATGCCAACTAGGTCCTAAATTTCCTACATGGCTCAGAAATCAGACTGAGTTGGTCACTCTGGTACTCAACAATGCTAGGATTTCGGATACCATACCGGAGTGGTTTTGGCAGTTGGATTTCCAATTAGATAAACTAGATGTCGCTTATAATCAGCTAAGCGGCAGGGTGCCTAACTCATTACGATTTATCAGTCCTGGCACCGTTGATTTGAGTACAAACCGCTTTGAGGGCCCCCTCCCACTCTGGTCATCAAACATTACCATGTTGTATCTTAGAGATAATCTGTTTTCTGGGCCAATTCCTCGTGACATTAGTGAAGTAATGCCCTCTCTAACGGATCTAGACATTTCTCAGAACTCTTTGAATGGAAGCATTCCCCTGTCCATGGGTAATCTAAGCCAATTATCAACCATGGTTATCTCAAATAACCTGTTGTCTGGTGAGATTCCTAACTTTTGGGACAGTATACCATCATTGTACATCCTAGATGTGTCGAATAACAGTCTTTCAGGTTCAATCCCACCATCCTTAACTTCTCTAACTATACTGAGATTCTTGATACTCTCTAGCAACCACCTTTCAGGCAAACTTCCTTCCATGAAAAACTTCACTGACATGAGGAGTCTTGATCTTGGTGAGAACAATTTCTCTGGAGCTATTCCAGCTTCCATTGGAGAAAGCATGCCCTCTTTGTTGATTTTGCGTCTGAGGCTCAACTGGTTTAGCGGAAGCATCCCTTCGCAGTTATGTGGTCTTTCCAATCTCCACATATTGGACCTCTCACACAACAATATCTCCGGAAATGTTCCCCGCTGCATAGGTAACTTAACTGGCTTCAGATCCATTCTCACAAATAAGGATACAGAAGATTATCTTTACCAGGGAAAATTAAAGGTATTGGCAAAAGGAAAGTTCCTCGAATATAACTCCATCCTTTACCTTTTCAATAGTGTTGATCTCTCGGACAACAACTTGTCAGGAGAGATGCCTGTGGGGCTAACAAGCCTTACAAGGTTAGGCACCTTGAATCTGTCCATGAATCATTTGACAGGAAATATCCCAGCGAAGATCGAAGACTTGAAGCAGATAGAAACTCTGGACCTATCGAGCAACAAACTTTCGGGTCCAATTCCACAGAGCATggtttttttaacatttttgaaTCATCTCAACTTGTCATACAACAACTTGTCCGGGAAAATCCCAACAAGCAACCAGTTTGGAACCTTCATTGATCTATCCATTTATGAAGGCAATGCCGGTCTTTGCGGACATCCATTACCAACCGATTGCCAAGGCGACAAGGAAACACCTCCGGTTCCAAGTGCAGATGGGGAGGATGATGACAGTAAGTCTGATAGGCTATGGTTCATCTTCATCGTGGTGATAGGTTTCTGTTTCGGGTTCTGGGGAGTTTTCGGGACTTTGGCCGTCAAGAAGTCTTGGAGATATGCCTACTTTTGCTTCGTTGACAAGGTGAAGTATGCTGTGCTTGATTTTTTCTCAGCCATTGCTACTTATCTGCAGAAAAGATCATAG
- the LOC137708511 gene encoding chloride channel protein CLC-b-like — MAEHSNHHAEAAIPQTMQETGAEERDPESISLQQPLLKRSRTLSSTPLAMVGAKVSHIESLDYEINENDLFKHDWRSRSKVQVLQYIFLKWILACLVGLLTGIIATLINLAVENIAGYKLLAAVSFIEKERYLMGFIFIAGANLLLTAIASVLCVCFAPTAAGPGIPEIKAYLNGVDTPNMFGATTMIVKIFGSIGAVSAGLDLGKEGPLVHIGSCIASLLGQGGPDNYRIKWRWLRYFNNDRDHRDLITCGAASGVCAAFRAPVGGVLFSLEEVATWWRSALLWRTFFSTAIVVVVLRAFIEICNSGECGLFGKGGLIMFDVSTVTVTYNAWDIIPVALIGIIGGVLGSLYNYLLHKILRLYNLINQKGKVHKLLLSLTVSLFTSGCLYGLPFLVECTPCDSSLSESACPTNEGSGNYKKFNCPDGHYNDLATLLLATNDDAVRNIFSTNTSAEYHPLSLLIFFVLYCILGLFTFGIAVPSGLFLPIILMGSAYGRLLGIAMQSYTSIDQGLFAVLGAASLMAGSMRMTVSLCVIFLELTNNLLLLPITMLVLLIAKTVGDSFNPSIYEIILHLKGLPFLEAHPEPWMRNLTVGELADAKPPVVTLRGIEKVDRIVEVLRNTTHNGFPVVDEGVVPPMGLAVGATEVHGLILRAHLLQVLKKKWFLREKRTEEWEVREKFTSVELAEREGKIEEVAVKSDEMEMYVDLHPLTNRTPYTVMEGMSVAKAMVLFRQVGLRHLLVVPNYEASRVPPVVGILTRQDLIAYNILNAFPHLAKSAGREKGN, encoded by the exons ATGGCGGAACACTCGAACCACCATGCAGAAGCTGCGATTCCGCAAACCATGCAAGAAACCGGTGCGGAAGAAAGAGATCCAGAGAGCATTTCTCTCCAGCAACCACTCCTCAAGAGAAGCCGAACACTTTCTTCCACTCCACTGGCTATGGTCGGAGCCAAAGTCTCCCATATCGAGAGCTTGGACTACGA GATCAACGAGAACGATCTGTTCAAGCATGATTGGAGAAGCAGATCCAAAGTCCAAGTCTTGCAGTATATATTTTTGAAATGGATCCTTGCCTGCCTTGTTGGACTCCTAACTGGTATAATTGCCACCCTCATTAACCTCGCTGTTGAGAATATTGCCGGCTACAAGCTTCTTGCCGCCGTTAGTTTCATAGAGAAAGAGAG GTACCTGATGGGGTTCATCTTTATAGCTGGGGCCAATCTTCTACTGACCGCAATTGCTTCTGTTCTCTGCGTGTGTTTTGCTCCGACTGCAGCTGGACCCGGTATACCTGAAATCAAAGCGTATCTCAACGGAGTTGACACACCGAATATGTTTGGTGCGACAACAATGATTGTCAAG ATATTCGGAAGCATTGGGGCTGTTTCTGCAGGCCTAGATCTTGGAAAAGAAGGACCTCTTGTGCACATTGGAAGCTGCATTGCTTCGTTATTAGGTCAAGGGGGACCTGACAATTACCGTATTAAATGGCGTTGGCTCCGCTACTTCAATAATGACCGTGACCACCGAGATCTCATTACCTGTGGCGCTGCCTCTGGGGTATGTGCAGCTTTCCGAGCTCCTGTGGGTGGTGTACTGTTTTCCCTTGAAGAGGTGGCGACATGGTGGAGGAGTGCTCTTCTCTGGAGAACTTTCTTCAGCACAGCtattgtggtggtggtgcttaGGGCTTTTATCGAAATATGCAATTCTGGGGAATGTGGGCTTTTCGGGAAAGGAGGGCTTATCATGTTCGACGTAAGCACTGTTACTGTGACGTACAATGCGTGGGATATCATCCCCGTAGCTTTAATTGGCATTATTGGTGGAGTTTTGGGAAGCCTGTACAACTATCTTCTCCACAAGATTCTCAGACTATACAACCTCATAAATCA GAAGGGGAAAGTTCACAAGCTCCTCCTCAGTCTCACTGTATCACTCTTTACTTCTGGATGCCTATACGGTCTCCCTTTCCTTGTCGAATGCACACCCTGTGACTCCTCTCTTTCGGAGTCTGCCTGTCCCACCAATGAAGGATCTGGAAACTACAAAAAGTTCAACTGCCCAGATGGCCACTACAATGACCTAGCTACTCTTCTCCTTGCCACTAATGATGATGCAGTTCGAAACATCTTTTCGACAAACACTTCTGCTGAGTATCATCCTTTATCCCTCCTTATCTTCTTCGTATTATATTGCATCTTAGGATTGTTTACCTTTGGAATTGCTGTGCCGTCTGGACTGTTCCTCCCCATCATCCTTATGGGCTCAGCTTATGGCCGTCTGCTTGGAATTGCCATGCAATCATATACGAGCATTGACCAAGGGCTTTTTGCTGTTCTTGGTGCAGCTTCCCTAATGGCAGGGTCAATGAGGATGACTGTTTCGTTATGTGTCATATTTCTTGAGCTCACCAACAACCTCCTCTTACTACCCATAACAATGCTTGTCCTTCTAATTGCCAAAACAGTTGGAGACAGTTTCAATCCGAGCATCTATGAGATTATACTGCACTTAAAGGGTTTGCCTTTCTTGGAGGCACATCCAGAACCATGGATGAGAAATCTGACTGTAGGTGAGCTCGCTGACGCCAAGCCACCAGTAGTAACACTCCGTGGAATTGAAAAGGTGGATCGTATTGTGGAGGTCCTGAGAAACACCACACACAATGGTTTCCCTGTTGTAGATGAAGGAGTGGTGCCACCAATGGGATTGGCTGTTGGGGCAACAGAAGTACATGGACTAATTCTTCGAGCTCACCTTCTTCAGGTGCTGAAAAAGAAATGGTTCCTAAGAGAGAAAAGAACAGAGGAGTGGGAAGTTAGAGAGAAATTTACCTCGGTTGAGTTGGCCGAGAGGGAAGGGAAGATCGAGGAGGTGGCTGTGAAAAGTGATGAAATGGAGATGTATGTAGAtctgcatccactcaccaataGAACACCATACACAGTGATGGAAGGCATGTCAGTGGCAAAAGCTATGGTGCTTTTCAGGCAAGTGGGACTTCGCCATTTGCTCGTTGTGCCAAATTATGAAGCATCTCGG GTGCCTCCAGTGGTTGGGATCTTAACCAGGCAGGATTTAATAGCCTACAACATTTTGAATGCCTTTCCACATCTCGCAAAATCTGCAGGCAGAGAGAAGGGGAACTGA